A region of Periplaneta americana isolate PAMFEO1 chromosome 16, P.americana_PAMFEO1_priV1, whole genome shotgun sequence DNA encodes the following proteins:
- the LOC138716172 gene encoding cuticle protein 7-like, giving the protein MALIQISVFATLLAATLAAPGYLDAHYAPAVAVAHAPLAVSHEVEVEHYASPHYEFNYGVKDLHTHDIKEQSEKRIGDKVQGHYSLVEPDGTTRTVHYTADHHNGFNAVVTKSGHAVHPAPVHKVVAAPVVSYAHAAPVLSYSHAAPLSYAHAAPVVSYAHAAPVVSYSHAAPVLSYSHAAPGLSYSSYGVHH; this is encoded by the exons ATGGCTTTGATTCAG ATTTCTGTATTTGCCACTCTTCTGGCCGCCACTCTCGCTGCCCCTGGCTACTTGGATGCCCACTACGCACCTGCCGTAGCAGTAGCCCATGCGCCTCTGGCGGTTAGCCATGAAGTTGAAGTGGAACATTAT GCCTCACCTCACTACGAGTTCAACTATGGGGTGAAGGACCTCCACACCCACGACATCAAGGAACAGTCTGAGAAACGTATCGGAGACAAGGTGCAGGGCCACTACAGCCTGGTTGAGCCCGACGGCACCACCCGCACTGTCCACTACACCGCTGACCACCACAACGGATTCAACGCCGTCGTCACCAAGTCCGGACATGCCGTGCATCCCGCCCCTGTCCACAAAGTAGTGGCCGCTCCTGTAGTATCCTACGCTCACGCAGCACCTGTACTGTCATATTCCCATGCCGCTCCCCTGTCCTACGCTCACGCCGCCCCAGTTGTCTCCTACGCTCATGCCGCCCCCGTTGTATCTTACTCTCATGCCGCCCCCGTACTCTCGTACTCCCATGCAGCGCCTGGCCTGAGCTACAGCAGTTACGGGGTTCATCATTGA
- the LOC138716171 gene encoding cuticle protein 7-like: MALIQFSVFATLLAATLAAPGYLDSHYAPAVAVAHAPAVAVAHAPLAVSHEVEVEHYASPHYEFNYGVKDLHTHDIKEQSEKRVGDKVEGHYSLVEPDGTTRTVHYTADHHNGFNAVVTKSGHAVHPAPVHKVVAAPVHKVVAAPVVSYAHAAPVVSYSHAAPLSYGHAAPLSYAHAAPVVSYAHAAPVVSYAHAAPVLSYSHAAPALSYSSYGVHH; encoded by the exons ATGGCTTTGATTCAG TTTTCAGTGTTTGCCACTCTTCTGGCTGCCACTCTCGCTGCTCCTGGCTACTTGGATTCCCATTATGCACCAGCTGTTGCAGTGGCACATGCACCAGCTGTGGCAGTGGCACACGCACCATTGGCGGTTTCCCACGAAGTTGAAGTGGAACACTAC GCCTCACCTCACTACGAGTTCAACTACGGAGTGAAGGATCTGCACACTCACGACATCAAGGAACAGTCTGAGAAACGTGTTGGAGACAAGGTGGAGGGCCACTACAGTCTGGTTGAACCCGACGGCACCACCCGCACCGTCCACTACACCGCTGACCACCACAATGGATTCAACGCCGTGGTCACCAAGTCCGGACACGCCGTGCATCCCGCCCCTGTCCACAAAGTAGTGGCCGCCCCTGTGCATAAGGTGGTGGCTGCACCTGTAGTATCCTACGCCCACGCCGCGCCTGTAGTGTCCTATTCCCATGCCGCCCCACTTTCCTACGGTCATGCTGCTCCTCTGTCCTACGCTCACGCTGCCCCCGTTGTCTCCTACGCTCATGCCGCCCCCGTTGTATCTTACGCTCATGCCGCCCCCGTACTCTCGTACTCTCATGCAGCGCCTGCTCTCAGCTACAGCAGTTACGGGGTTCATCACTGA